TGTGGGGGCGATCGCAGATCGGCGCGACCTATGAGCGGCGATCGCCCTAGTGCTTTTCCTCGTTTTGGGGACGCTGGGGTGATTAGCAGCGGTTATTGGAGGAACCTGGTTTCGGCGTGAAGTTTTATAAAGAAAAAATCGTGTCCGTTGTTACAATGAGCCACAGAAAGGGATTAATAATGACGAAGCCCACTGCAAACTGGGAATGCGCAGACCGGGTCTTCCTCCCCTGTTCGAGTATCACAACGAATTAAATAGGTAAAATGCCAGCCCCTCGAAGGCTGGCTTTTTTGTCTTTGGGTGCTGGGCGCTGGGGGCTGGGCTAGCGCGATCGCCCGCCCTGTTGCTGGACGGGAATCTCGATCACAAACTCGGTGCCTGAGCCCAGGACAGAGTGGCAGTGCAGCCGCCCCCCGTGGCGCTCCACGACGATTTGGTGGCTGATCGAGAGGCCGAGTCCTGTGCCTTTGCCAACCTCTTTGGTGGTGAAAAAGGGGTCGAAGATCCGCTCGAGGACCGACGGCGCCATGCCGGGACCGTTGTCGGCGATCGCCAGGCGCACCCAGCGCGGGTCAAGCTGCGTCGTGGTGATCTTGAGGGTGGGCGGCGCACTCTGAAGGGCGATCGCCCCGTAGCCAGACCGAGCTGCGGTCCAGGTTCGCTGACTGTCGAGGGCATCAATGGCGTTGCTGAGGATGTTCATAACGACCTGATTGAGCTGCCCAGAGTAGCATTCCACCCGCGGCAGAGCCCCGTAGTCTTTGACGACGCGAATTTCGGGGCGATCGCCCTTGGGCTTGAGGCGATTGTGCAAAATCATCAGCGTGCTGTCGATGCCCTCATGCAGATCAACGGCCTTGACCTCGGCCTCGTCGAGCCGCGAAAAGGTGCGCAGGGACTGAACAATTTCGCGAATGCGATCGGCCCCGACCCTCATCGAGGCCAGCAGCTTGGGCAGATCCGTCTGCAAAAATTCCAGGTCCATCTCCTCAATCTCGGCGATCAGGTCTTGGGGCGGGTCGGGGTAGTGGGTTTGGTAGCGCTCCAGCAGCTGCAACAGGCTCCGGGTATAGGTATTGGCGTGCTCCAGATTGCCAAAAATGAAGTTGATGGGGTTGTTAATTTCGTGGGCAACTCCCGCCACCAGCTGGCCAAGGCTCGACATTTTTTCGCTCTGGATCAGCTGGGCCTGGGTTTGCTGGAGGTGATGCAGCGTAGCGCTCAGGGCTTGGGTCCGCTCCTCTACGCGCTGCTCCAGGGTTTCGCGGGCCTGCTCGAGGCGACGGGTGTCGTCGCCGGTGCGCTCGATCAGGTGGTTCAGGGACTGGGCCAGGGACCCGATTTCGTCGCGGGAGGTGACGGGGGCGCGCAGCTCGAAGTTGGAGTCTCGGGTGACGCGCTGGGCGACGTCGGTAACGGCCTCGATGGGCTGGGCGATCGCCTGCCCCAGAACCGCGGCCAATCGAGCAGCGATCGCCCCTGAGAGCACCATTCCCACCAAAATGAGATGAAGCCGCAAACTCTCAGCCCAGTCTAGACGCACAACGGCATCACTCTCTTGGCTCTGGGCCGCCCGGATACCCTGCTCGAGACGCTCGGCCAAGCGCTCAAACTCGACACTATGGCGGGTTGCTGTGCCTTGGGCTCCTTTGCTCAAGACCTCCTGCTGAGCCGCCGCGATGTCTGAGGTCGCTACGTTGCCTGGGTCAATGTCTTGCCACAGGGTTTCCATCAGCTGGCGATAGGAGTCAGCGGCGACCGTGTATTGCTCCATGAGGTCTTGGAGCGTGTCGACATTCATGGCCAGGTGCTCGGGGTGATCCTGGGCAAAGGCCTGGAGGTCCGCGGCGATCGCCCTAATCTGCGCCGCATCACTCAAAAACTTTTCGCGCTCGTAGTTAAACCAAATCGAGTCGCCCAACACCGTAATCAGGCGCTGGGGATGGGAGCGCACCTCCAGGACCGTCAGCTCAAGATTTTTGAGCAAATCTTTTTGCTGGTTGGCGAGCAGCAACTGCTGGCGGGCCTGGCCTTGCAGCACGTCCCCCACCCACAGCCCCGTCGAAGTGCCCAAAATCGCCACGCCGATCACCAAGGCATAGCTATGGCTAATTTTTTGGCGAATACTGCGCTGGGCCAGCAGCTTGAGAAGTGAAAGCTTTGTCTGCTTGAAGCGTCTAAGCCCCTCCTTGAGAGGAGATTCGTTGTGAGACAAAATTCCCCTGTCCAATGGCTTCATACACATCCCGAATCATGTTGTAGTCGGTGTCGTCAGCGGTCACAAGCTGCGAGCCCTGATACTTTTGGGTTTCCTCTCCCCGCACGAGTGCTGCGATGAGCGGGGTTTGGGCGGCCACCATGCGATCGCGCAGAGCCTCGACCCAAGCCAGCTCCAGGCCACTGGCGGCCACAAAGACATCGCTGGGCAGCGGCGGGCCTTGGGCGATCGTGGAAAACTGAGAAGCCTCGGGGGCCAAAAACGTTTGGTAGTCGACAGCCGATCCGCCCCACGCATCGACCCGACCAGCCTGGAGCGCCTCGACGCCCTCGTCTCCCAGCATGGCCAAGGTGAGATCGCGGCGGGGGTCCAGACCTGCCTCCATGAGTAGTTTGGTCGGCCCGAGGTGACCGCTGGTCGAGCCAATGCTCGAGAGGGCGAGGGTTTTGCCGCGCAGGTCGCTCACGTTCTGAATGCCCGACCCCGCAGGCACCACGATCACCGAGTGATAGTTGGGCCGGGTGATGGCGATGACGGGCTGGGCGTTGGTGCGAGCGCGGATCAAGACATATTCTGCGGGGCCGGTCAGGGCCAGATCCACGTCTCCCTGTCGGAGGGCGATCGCCGCTGCGGTGTAGCTCTCGACCGGGAAAAACTGAATTTTCTTGCCGGTTGCTTGGGCGAGCGCATCTCGGAAGGCTCCGTAGTTTTCTTCGAGATTCTCCAGCCCCTGGATGTCGGTGACGGCAAACTGAATCGTCTCTGGTCCCGCCAAAGCGCTAGGGCGATCGGAGGCGGTGCGGGCTGCGCTGCATCCGCCCAAAAAGAGCAACAAGTAGGCTAAAAAATTGCGCCGCTGCATGGCGTGTTCAGAGATTCAAGAATTGAATGGGGGCTGAAACTTTGCAAGGGCAGGGTACTGAAGCGAGGCAGGTCGGGGGCACCTTGAGGATGCGGTGCGTAGACTTGGGGGAATCAAACCTGCGCGGGAGAGTGGTTGCTCCTAGACTAATCGCTGAAAGGGAATTGTTAATGTTTGCTAGCTGACATCAGGGGCGATCGCCCTTTGGCCATCCGGGGTGAAAGGCCCAAAAGCAACCATCCCCGGGGCGATCGCGCGATCGCCCCGGGGATGGCTGCTGTCAGCAGCGAGCTGCTGCGGTGCGCAACGCCTAGAAACTAAAGGTGGTGCGCAAAGTGCCAATCACCGCGTCTTGGTTGTCGCTGTTGTGATTGGGCGCTGTCAGCCAGATGACCCCCGGCGTGATCGAGAGATTTTCGTTGAGCTGATACTGATAGAAAGCCTCTAGGTGCAGCGATGTATCCGGGTCTTCGCCGAAGCCCTCAATGCTGCTGTCTGTCACTTTGGGCTCCATCCCCACGATGATGCCGCCCAGGTTGCCTTCCTTGCCGAGGTCCGGGAAGCCAAGGGTGACGGCCCAGTTCCAGATGTCCAGCGCCCCGCGATCGATGGCTCCATTCAGAGTCGAAAGGTTGCGGCTGTTGGTGTAGCCAGCCCAGCCGCCCACCACAAAGCGATCGCTCAGGCGCCACGACAGCTCAACCCCGTAGGAGTTGGTCACCACCGGCACGTCTAGCAAGCTGGCGTAGTTAGATAAAAAGCTGCCGGTGCCCGTTTCCGCCGGTGCGTCCGGGTTGTTGCTGTAGGC
This genomic stretch from Geitlerinema sp. PCC 7407 harbors:
- a CDS encoding sensor histidine kinase — its product is MSHNESPLKEGLRRFKQTKLSLLKLLAQRSIRQKISHSYALVIGVAILGTSTGLWVGDVLQGQARQQLLLANQQKDLLKNLELTVLEVRSHPQRLITVLGDSIWFNYEREKFLSDAAQIRAIAADLQAFAQDHPEHLAMNVDTLQDLMEQYTVAADSYRQLMETLWQDIDPGNVATSDIAAAQQEVLSKGAQGTATRHSVEFERLAERLEQGIRAAQSQESDAVVRLDWAESLRLHLILVGMVLSGAIAARLAAVLGQAIAQPIEAVTDVAQRVTRDSNFELRAPVTSRDEIGSLAQSLNHLIERTGDDTRRLEQARETLEQRVEERTQALSATLHHLQQTQAQLIQSEKMSSLGQLVAGVAHEINNPINFIFGNLEHANTYTRSLLQLLERYQTHYPDPPQDLIAEIEEMDLEFLQTDLPKLLASMRVGADRIREIVQSLRTFSRLDEAEVKAVDLHEGIDSTLMILHNRLKPKGDRPEIRVVKDYGALPRVECYSGQLNQVVMNILSNAIDALDSQRTWTAARSGYGAIALQSAPPTLKITTTQLDPRWVRLAIADNGPGMAPSVLERIFDPFFTTKEVGKGTGLGLSISHQIVVERHGGRLHCHSVLGSGTEFVIEIPVQQQGGRSR
- a CDS encoding phosphate/phosphite/phosphonate ABC transporter substrate-binding protein, giving the protein MQRRNFLAYLLLFLGGCSAARTASDRPSALAGPETIQFAVTDIQGLENLEENYGAFRDALAQATGKKIQFFPVESYTAAAIALRQGDVDLALTGPAEYVLIRARTNAQPVIAITRPNYHSVIVVPAGSGIQNVSDLRGKTLALSSIGSTSGHLGPTKLLMEAGLDPRRDLTLAMLGDEGVEALQAGRVDAWGGSAVDYQTFLAPEASQFSTIAQGPPLPSDVFVAASGLELAWVEALRDRMVAAQTPLIAALVRGEETQKYQGSQLVTADDTDYNMIRDVYEAIGQGNFVSQRISSQGGA